AACGTGTTGATGCCGCCGAGCGGGTCCGTCACACCGAGGATGAGGATCGTGCCCCATCCGGCGACCATGATCGCCGTGCAGATCCACACGCCAGGACGCCAGGAGACGTCACGGAACTTCGGAGCCCAGGCCCCGAGGGAGTCCTGCAGCATGAAGCGTGCGACACGGGTTCCCGCGTCGACCGCCGTGAGGATGAACAGCGCCTCGAACATGATCGCGAAGTGGTACCAGAACGCCATGAGCGCCTGCCCACCGAGCGCCTGCTGCATGATGTGAGCGAGGCCGAGTGCCAGCGTCGGTGCGCCACCGGTACGCGAGACGATCGATTCCTCGCCGACCGCCTGCGCGGTGCCGGTGAGCATCTCCGGTGTGAGGTTCACCCCGGTCAGACCGAGCGAGTTCACGAACGCGACGGCGCCTTCGACGGTGCCGCCGGTCGCGGCCGCAGGGGCATTCATCGCGAAATAGATGCCCTGGTCGATCGAGATCGCGGCGACGAGCGCCATGATCGCGACGAACGACTCCATGAGCATGCCGCCGTAGCCGATGAAACGCGTCTGGCGCTCCTTCTCGACGAGCTTGGGGGTGGTTCCCGAGGCGATCAAGGCGTGGAAGCCGGACAGGGCACCACAGGCGATCGTGACGAAGAGGAAGGGGAAGAGAGGACCCGCGAACACCGGACCCATCCCGTTCTCACCGAAGATCGTGATCGCGGGGACCGTGATCTCGGGGCGCACGAGCACGATGGCTCCGGCGAGCATCACGACGACGCCGATCTTCATGAAGGTCGACAGATAGTCGCGCGGGGCGAGCAGCAGCCAGACCGGCAGAACGGCGGCGATGAAGCCGTAGATGATGATGCCCCAGGCGATCGTCGTGCGGTCGAGGTGGAAGATCGCCTGACCCCACTCGGTGCCGGCGACCCAGCCACCACCGATGATCGCGGCCATGAGCAGCGCAAAGCCGATGATCGAGATCTCGGTCACCTTGCCCGGACGCAGGTAGCGCAGGTAGACGCCCATGAAGAGGGCGATCGGGATCGTCATCGAGACGGAGAAGACACCCCAGGGGCTCTCGCCCAGCGCGTTGACGACGACGAGCGCGAGGATCGCCACGATGATCAGCATGATCAGCAGGGATGCGATGATCGCTGCGGTTCCGCCGATCTTGCCGAGCTCCTGACGGGCCATCTGCCCGATTGTGCGGCCACCTCGACGCATCGAGAAGAACAGCACGAGGTAGTCCTGCACCGCGCCGGCGAGCACGACGCCGACGATGATCCAGATGGTTCCAGGAAGGAAACCCATCTGCGCGGCGAGCACGGGTCCGACGAGCGGGCCGGCGCCGGCGATCGCGGCGAAGTGGTGCCCGTAGAGCACCCGGCGGTCGGTGGGGACGTAGTCCTTGCCGTCCTGCTTGACCTCTGCCGGGGTCGCCCGGCGGTCGTCGGGGCGCGTGATGTAGCGCTCGATGACCTTCGAGTAGAAGCGGTAGCCGATCAGATACGTGCAGACCGCGGCGAAGACGAACCAGATCGCGTTGACGGTCTCGCCGCGGACGATCGCCAGCATCGTCCATGCGACGGCTCCGAGCAGCGCGATGGCCACCCAGAGGATGATCTTCGGCAGCGTCCAGCTGCTGGCCTTGCGGTCGTCCTCGGCTGACAGGGAGACCGGGGGAAGGTTCGGATCGGTCACGATCTCGGGCTCATCAATGAGCCCTGAGCCGCCGCTGCGGCGCGACGATGGTGCAGTCATGGGGTTCTCCTCGGGGTGCGCGTCTTTGCGTCTCCCCACGCTAGGGAGGTCTGTGTCCGCAGGAGTGGCGGGGACCGGATGCTGCGACGAGCGGCATCGATGGCGCGACGAACGGCTTGCGGCGCAGCATCCGACCGCTCATTGCCGGCGATTAAACCCGGGACCTCGCGCCGCCGGACGTACCCTGCGACAGTAGGCTTGTGCCGTGGCTACCCGTTCCGTTCTGTCGACCCGCGTCCTTCTCGTGTGCGCGGCGATCGGCGTCGCGACCGGGCTGCTCGGCGGGGTCGCCGGATGGATCACGCTTCCCGTCCTCGCCGGCCCGGCATTCCTCTACGGCCTCGTACTCGGCTCGCACGTGCTGCCGGGCATCATCGCCCAGGAGGTGCTGCGCAAGCCCCTCGTCGCGCTCATCACGCACGTGCTCGCCGCACTCATCGCGAGCGCTTTCAACCCGGCCTGGTCGATGCGGTTCATCGGCACCGCACTGCTGTTCGGACTCATCCAAGAGGGCGTCGCTGCGCTGACGCGCTACCGGTCGTGGGGCGCATGGCGCTTCTTCATCTCGGCGGCGATCATCGGCGTCTTCGTGGCTGTCGTCGTGTTCTTCGCCGCGAATCTCGAAGTACAACCGCTGTGGGCGCAGATCGCCTACCTGGTGATCTCCGTGCTGGGCCCGATCGCCTGGACCGCGATCGGACTCGCGATCGGCGCTGCTCTGAGCCGCGCAGGCGTCGCTCGACGCTGACTCTCGGATAGCGGATCAGGTAAGGCTCATCTAAATTAGTCTGTGACCCCTCTCGCAGACTCGAGGCCCGACGTGCGTCCATCCGCGCCCCTGCTCCGCGTGCGTGACCTCTCGATCACCCACGCCGGTTCCGCGCATCCGTCCCCGCGAGACGTCTCGTTCGACATCCACCCCGGCGAAGTCGTGCTGCTGCTGGGGCCGTCCGGATCGGGCAAGTCGACGCTGACGCTCGCGCTGAACGGGCTCATCCCCCACGCCGTGCCCGCCGCGATGGTCGGGACGGTTGAGGCGGGTGGGCTCGCCACGGTCGACTCACCCACCGCGACGCTGAGCACCCACGTCGCCATGGTCTTCCAGGATCCGGATGCTCAGATCGTGACCGGGTCTGTCTTCGACGAGGTGGCCTTCGGCCCGGAGAACCTGCGGCTTCCGCTCGACGAGGTGTACGCCCGCACCGAGGACGCCCTGCGTCGGGTGGGTCTGTGGGAGCGCCGCGACGAGAATCCCGATGTTCTCTCGGGCGGTGGCCGCCAGCGTCTCGCCATCGCGTGCGCCCTCGCCATGGGTTCTCCGCTGGTCGTGCTCGATGAGCCGACGGCGAACCTCGACCCGCAGGGGATCGACGACGTCTACGCGGCGTTGACCGATGTCGTCGCCGAGGGCGACCGGGCGATTCTGCTGGTCGAGCACAACCTCGACGCCGCCATGGCCTTCGTCACGCGCACGATCGTGCTCGACGGCGAAGGGCGCGTCGCCTTCGACGGCCCGGCCCACGAGACGATCCGCACGCATGCCGCCGAGCTCGTCGAGATGGGCGTGTGGCTTCCGGCCGCGACGCTCGCCGCCCTCCGGATGCAGGAGCACGGCGCTGTCTTCGATGAGCTGCCGCTCTCGGCAGATGAGCTGGCAACGGCTCTACACGACACCGCCGTTCCGGCGGGGACTGTCGAAGGCTCCCGGATGCCTCGCAGCGAAGCATCCGCCCCCATCATCCGTGCACGCGGGCTGACCGTCCGCCGTGGGCGTTCCGCAATCGTGCGCGATCTCGACCTCGACATCGAGACCGGCAGCCTCACCGCGATTGTCGGCGCGAACGGCGCGGGCAAGACGACTCTGTTGCAGGCGCTCGCCGGCGTCATCCCGCCGCCGAAGCGGCAGGTCACGGTCGACGGCATCGATCCGGACTCCGCGTCGCCTCGCGAGCTGTCGACGCGCATCGGCTTCGTGTTCCAGAACCCCGAGCACCAGTTCATCGCGGCCACCGTCTTCGATGAGCTCGCGCATGGGCTGCGGCTGCGCCGTGTTCCGGATGCGGAGATCAGCGCCCGCGTCGATGAGATGCTCACCCGGTTCGGCCTGGCGCACAAGGCGCAGACGCACCCCTTCCTGCTGTCCGGCGGCGAGAAGAGACGTCTCTCTGTGGGTACAGCGCTCATCACGCACCCGCACGTGCTGGCGCTCGACGAGCCGACATTCGGGCAGGACCGCGCCCGCGCATCCGAACTCCTCACCCTGCTGCACGACCTGCGCGACGAAGGCACCACCGTCGTGATCATCACGCACGATCTGCAACTCGTCGCCGACCACGCCTCGCACACGGTCATCCTGGCCGACGGGCGGGTTCATGCCGCGGGCCGCACGGCCGATCTCTTCCGCGACGAGCAGATCTTCACGGGCGCGGGCCTCCACCTGCCCCCGGTGCAGCGCGTGCTCGCCGCCACCCGGCAGGTGATCGAGCCTTGAGCGCGACCGCCTTCAACCCGTATGCCTCGTTCACCGTCACCTCGCCGCGGCAGTTCCTGTACGGACTGAACCCGCTGGCGAAGATCATCGCGGTCGCACCGGTCATGGTCCTGCTCGTCGTCGTGCGCGACCTGGCGACGCCCACCGCGTTCATCGCCCTGTCGTACGCGCTGGTGCTGATCGGCACGCGCGTCACGGCGCGCACCCTGCTGATCTTGTTCGCGGCGATGCCGGTCGGCATCCTGGTCATCGGCGTCAGCTTCTCGGTGTGGGTCGACGCGGCCGGCGTCGATGGCACGGCGCCCGTGCTGCAGATCGGCACCTGGACGCTGTTCGCCGGAGCGCTCGAACTCGGCTTCGCGACCGCACTGCGGCTCGGCGCGATCGTCGCGCTCGCCCTGATCGGTGGGCTCACCACGACCGGCCCCGACCTTGTGCGCGCCAGCGTGCAGCAGCTGCGCCTGCCCTACCGAATCGGCTACACGGCGCTGGCGGCTTTCCGGTTCGTGCCGCGCTTCGGGTACGAACTGTCGGTCATCCGCGCCGCGCACCGTGTGCGCGGTCACCACGGCGGACGCGGTCCCCTTGCGCGCATCGCCCGAGGCTGGGGCTACATCGTGCCGCTGCTGGCGAGCGCGATCCGGCACGCGGAACGCGTGGCCCTCGCGATGGACTCCCGCGCCTTCGGCGCCCACCCCACCCGCACCGAGCGTCACCTCGTGCCGTTCCGCCGCCGCGACGCAGCGTTCCTGGTGCTGTTCCTTCTGGCATCCGCGGTGATCTTCGCCGTGTTCTTCCCCTGGCAGCTCGGGTAGCACCGACGACGCCTGCGTCTGGCGCGCGGAATCTTTGGATGCTGACCAAAGATAGACTGAATGCACCCGGAGCTACCCCGCCCACATCCAGGAAGGCAGCATCGTCGTATGAGCCGCGCCCGCATACTCCCCGCGCCACTGTCCGGCATGCAAGAGGCAAAGCGCCCCACCGGCGCCATCGTCGCGACGATCATCGTCGTCGCCGCAAGCTATGGATCCCTCATGATCGCGGGCATCACCTACTCCTCGATCACCGGATCCATGGAGATGCCCTGGTGGATGAGCATCGTCGCATTTGGCGGGATCGCCGTACTCATCGGCCTCTGGGTGCGTTTCAAAGAGGGGCGCCGCTTCCGCTCGCTCGGCTTTGAGGAGCCGCGCCGCGCCCCGCGTCAGATCCTGTGGGGTATCGCGGGAGGCCTGCTCCTCGCGACTCTCGCGATGCTGACGCTCGTCCTTCTCGGGCAGGGATCGATCCGCTGGAATGCCGACGCACTGACCCCTGCAGACTGGCTGATGGCGCTCGTCTGGATCGCCGTGTACGCGGTGCAGTCCTCCTCCGAGGAGATCGCCGTCCGCGGCTTCGCGGCTCAGGCGTATGCGCGCCGCTTCGGCATCGTCGCCGCAATCGCCCTGCAGGCGGTGCTGTTCGCCGCGCTCCACGCCGGCAACGACGGCTTCGGCGTTCTTCCGATCGTGAACATGCTGCTCCTCTCGGTCGCTCTGGGCCTCTGGGTGCTCAAGAACGGCAGCCTGTGGGCCGCATGCGCCTTCCACAGCACATGGAACTGGGCACTCTCACGCCTCTTCGGCACGACCATGTCGGGGCATGAAAGCAGTCACGGCATCTTCGTCGTCACACCGAGTGCCGACGGGCCGGCGCCCATCACGGGTGGGACGTTCGGCATCGAAGGCAGCCTGATCACCGCCGTTCTCCTCGCCGCCATGATCGCCGTACTCGCCGGGCCGGCGATTCGCCGCGTGTCCGCAGCGCGCGCAGCGACTGCCCCCGCCCGCACGCTCGACGCGGTGCGCTGAGCAGGGCCGCGGACGCGAGAGAGGGGCCCGGATGCAGCATCCGGGCCCCTCCTTGATTCACAGCGTCAGCGCTTGCCGGCGATCTGACGCCCGACGAGATCACGCATGATCTCGTTCGTGCCGCCGTAGATGCGGTGCACACGAGCGTCGGTGAAGGCCCGCGCGATCGGGTACTCCATGATGTAGCCGTAGCCGCCGTGCAGCTGCACGCCGATGTCGAGCAGTTCCCACTCGCGCTCGGTGGCCCAGAACTTGACCTTCGCGGCGTCCTCGGCCGAGAGGCGGCCGTCGCGGTAGGCGAGCAGCGCGCGGTCGATGTACGCCCACATCGCGTCGGTCGTTGCGGCCATGTCTGCGAGGCGGAAGCGGGTGTTCTGGAAGTCGGCGACGCGCTCACCGAACGCCTCGCGATCCTTCGTGTAAGCGACGGTCCAGTCGAGCGCGGCCTGGCCTGCGGCCGCCGCCGCGACACCGATCGACAGACGTTCGAGCGGAAGGTTCAGCATCAGCTGGATGAAGCCCTGCCCCTCCTTGCCGCTGATGAGGTTCTCCTCCGGGATGAAGACATCCGTGAAGCTCAGCTCGGCGGTGTCCCACCCGTGGAAGCCCATCTTGCTGAGCTTCTTGCCCTGGTCGAAGCCCTCCATGCCCTTCTCCACGATCAGCAGGCTGAACGCGTCAGGACGGTTGCCCTCGCCCGTCTTGACGAAGGTGACGACCATGTCGGCGGTCGTGCCGGAGGAGATGAACGTCTTCGCACCGTTGAGGATGTATCCGCCGTCGACCTTCTTGGCGTTGGTCTTGATGCCGCGCAGGTCGCTGCCCGCGCCGGGGTCGGTCATGGCCAGTGCGCCCAGCACCTCGCCGGTCGCCATGCGCGGAAGCCACTTGGCCTTCTGCTCGGGCGTGCCCATGTGCACGAGATACGGCACGGCGAGGTCGTCCTGGATGCCGAAGGCACCGGCGAGGGAGCCCGCACCGGCGGCGATGACCTCTTCCATCACGATCGTGCGGAAGCGGTAGTCCTGCAGCATTCCGGCGCCGCCGAACTCCTCGGGAACCGAGAGCCCGATCAGACCGGCTTCTCCAGCGGCGAGCATGGTCGCGCGGTCGATCTCACCATCGGCGTCCCACTTCGCGAGCGATTCCGTGGTGACGTGCCGCTTGACGAAATCCTTCACCAGCTCGCGGAATGCTTCGTGGTCCTCGTCGTAGATGTCGCGTTCCATCGCGCGTCCTCCCAGTCGATAGGGTGCTTCACTGCACCGCGAGTCTAGGGATTCCGTCGACCGGACGAAAGATCATTGTGAGAATGCATCTCACCGTTCGTGATACTCGGTGTCAGCATTGTGGGATGCCACCAGATCCCGTCGAACCGCGGAATTCTGGATCAGTCGGCGTAGCCTGGCGCATCGGGAAGCGCGAAGAACTGTTCCAGCGACTGGTAGCCACCCTCATGGTAGGCGCGGGCCAGCTCCGTGCCGATGTAGCGCAGATGCCACGGCTCAGGCGCGTATCCCGTTGATGCTGTCGCGGACGCTTCGTAGCGCACGATGAACCCGAACTGCCAGCCGTTCTCCGCGACCCACACCCCCGCCGGTGTTGCGCCGAAATCGTAGATGCCGCCGCATCCGTCCGCGCAGCTGACCACGTCGGCTGCGAGGCCGGTCTGGTGCTCGCTGTGTCCGGGACGAGCGGAGACCGCGTCTGCGCCCTCCTGCCCGAGCTCGTCCACGTGGCCGTAGTAGTTGCCGACCTGTGTCTCGAAGGAGCGGTAGCCGCTGCCGAGCGCCAATGGGCCGAGGCCTGCCGCCTCCGTGGCATCCGACATCGCATCCAACGCGGCGGCGACATCCGCACGCACCGGCCCCGCAGAGGAATCTCGAAGGAGCGCCGGCTCGCCCAGCGAGGCTGGAGCGTACTCAGCCGGCGAGAGCGAGCGCAGCTTGTTGACCACGAGCCACAGCCGCACCGGATCAGCGAGGTCGACGCACGGAGCGTTCCCCGTGGCGACCGCGGCACGGAAGGCCGCACCACCGCCGAAGGCCGCAACGGCTGCGTTGTCATCACCCGAGGCGATCGCCTGCTGCACCGCTGGTTCGGCACAGTGGTCGACGACCTCTGCCGCCTGAATCTCGACGACAGGGAGCTCTTGTGCAGTCACCGGCAGAGGAGGCACACGCAACGCCGCCGCCCCCGCGCCGGTCGCGGCTCCTGCGCCTTCGAACAGCGCCAGGATGATCCCGAGAACGGTCACCGCGATGCCGATCGGCACGAAGATGCGCAACGCGGAAGAACTCGCCCGGGCATGGCGAGCAACCGGACGCTGCGGGTCAGTCACCCCTTCATTGTCTCCCCCTTCACTGGACGGATGCTCCATCTCTCCACAGATTCGAAGATTTAGACGATGTCACCTTGACGATCATTCGATCATCTGTTCGAATAGAGCGCATGAGATGGCAAGGGCAGCGACTGGGAGAGGTGGATGGGTCCGCCCTGCCCGGACTGGAAGACCGCACCGGCATCCTTCGCACCGTGACGACGCCCGAGTTCGCAGGAATGACGTTCCACGAGGTGCTCGCGAAATCTGTTCTCAATGCCGTTCCTGGTGCCTCGCGCATGCCCTTCTCCTGGACCATCAACCCCTATCGGGGGTGCAGCCATGCCTGCACGTACTGTTTCGCGCGGGGCACCCACACCTATCTCGACCTCGACGGAGGAGCCGACTTCGACTCTCAGATCGTCGTGAAGGTCAACTCGGTCGAGATCCTCGAAAAAGAGCTGCGACGCGGCAGCTGGAAGCACGAGACAGTCGCCCTCGGCACCAACACTGATCCGTACCAGCGGGCCGAAGGCCGCTATCAGCTGATGCCGGGAATCATCCGGGCACTCGCCGCGTCCGGCACTCCGATGTCGATCCTCACGAAAGGCACGCTCATTCGGCGCGACATCCCCCTGCTCGTGGACGCGGCGACGCAGGTGCCCGTCGACGTGCAGATGTCGATCGCCATGTACGACGATGAGCTGCAGAAGGCGATCGAACCCGGCGCACCCAGCACACAGGCCCGCCTCGACACAGTGCGGGCCCTCAGCGACGCCGGCTTCCCCGTGACGGTCTTCCTGATGCCGATCATGCCGCACCTCACCGACTCGCTCGCCGCGATCGACACGGCGCTTGCCCGCATCAAGAACGCAGGCGCCAGTGGCGTGATCTACGGGGCACTGCACCTGCGTCCCGGCGTGAAGCCGTGGTTCCTGCAGTGGCTCAGCCAGACCCGCCCCGACCTGCTTTCGTCCTACCGAACGCTCTATCCGGGGGCCGCCGCAGAAGCACCGAAGGTGTATCGGCAGTGGCTCGCGAAACGCGTTCGGCCGCTGATCCGGATGCACGGGCTCGATCGAGGGTCGGGCGGTACAGGCATCTCGTCACGCGGGTTCCGCCAGGAAGAGGTCG
The DNA window shown above is from Microbacterium keratanolyticum and carries:
- a CDS encoding carbon starvation CstA family protein, producing MTAPSSRRSGGSGLIDEPEIVTDPNLPPVSLSAEDDRKASSWTLPKIILWVAIALLGAVAWTMLAIVRGETVNAIWFVFAAVCTYLIGYRFYSKVIERYITRPDDRRATPAEVKQDGKDYVPTDRRVLYGHHFAAIAGAGPLVGPVLAAQMGFLPGTIWIIVGVVLAGAVQDYLVLFFSMRRGGRTIGQMARQELGKIGGTAAIIASLLIMLIIVAILALVVVNALGESPWGVFSVSMTIPIALFMGVYLRYLRPGKVTEISIIGFALLMAAIIGGGWVAGTEWGQAIFHLDRTTIAWGIIIYGFIAAVLPVWLLLAPRDYLSTFMKIGVVVMLAGAIVLVRPEITVPAITIFGENGMGPVFAGPLFPFLFVTIACGALSGFHALIASGTTPKLVEKERQTRFIGYGGMLMESFVAIMALVAAISIDQGIYFAMNAPAAATGGTVEGAVAFVNSLGLTGVNLTPEMLTGTAQAVGEESIVSRTGGAPTLALGLAHIMQQALGGQALMAFWYHFAIMFEALFILTAVDAGTRVARFMLQDSLGAWAPKFRDVSWRPGVWICTAIMVAGWGTILILGVTDPLGGINTFFPLFGIANQLLAAIALAVVLAIVAKRGRSYFRWLWIIAVPLAFTAVVTITASIYKIASPVPAIGYWSNHFRYVAARDSGDGSLGAPEVVDAVIRNTAVQGTLSIVFVVLAIIVMISAILSTIKAIRNGGGENTEDAPVASRRYAPAGFLPSAAERELEKQWEPILADERAGAKH
- a CDS encoding energy-coupling factor transporter transmembrane component T gives rise to the protein MSATAFNPYASFTVTSPRQFLYGLNPLAKIIAVAPVMVLLVVVRDLATPTAFIALSYALVLIGTRVTARTLLILFAAMPVGILVIGVSFSVWVDAAGVDGTAPVLQIGTWTLFAGALELGFATALRLGAIVALALIGGLTTTGPDLVRASVQQLRLPYRIGYTALAAFRFVPRFGYELSVIRAAHRVRGHHGGRGPLARIARGWGYIVPLLASAIRHAERVALAMDSRAFGAHPTRTERHLVPFRRRDAAFLVLFLLASAVIFAVFFPWQLG
- a CDS encoding ECF transporter S component, yielding MATRSVLSTRVLLVCAAIGVATGLLGGVAGWITLPVLAGPAFLYGLVLGSHVLPGIIAQEVLRKPLVALITHVLAALIASAFNPAWSMRFIGTALLFGLIQEGVAALTRYRSWGAWRFFISAAIIGVFVAVVVFFAANLEVQPLWAQIAYLVISVLGPIAWTAIGLAIGAALSRAGVARR
- a CDS encoding acyl-CoA dehydrogenase family protein; protein product: MERDIYDEDHEAFRELVKDFVKRHVTTESLAKWDADGEIDRATMLAAGEAGLIGLSVPEEFGGAGMLQDYRFRTIVMEEVIAAGAGSLAGAFGIQDDLAVPYLVHMGTPEQKAKWLPRMATGEVLGALAMTDPGAGSDLRGIKTNAKKVDGGYILNGAKTFISSGTTADMVVTFVKTGEGNRPDAFSLLIVEKGMEGFDQGKKLSKMGFHGWDTAELSFTDVFIPEENLISGKEGQGFIQLMLNLPLERLSIGVAAAAAGQAALDWTVAYTKDREAFGERVADFQNTRFRLADMAATTDAMWAYIDRALLAYRDGRLSAEDAAKVKFWATEREWELLDIGVQLHGGYGYIMEYPIARAFTDARVHRIYGGTNEIMRDLVGRQIAGKR
- a CDS encoding M15 family metallopeptidase, coding for MTDPQRPVARHARASSSALRIFVPIGIAVTVLGIILALFEGAGAATGAGAAALRVPPLPVTAQELPVVEIQAAEVVDHCAEPAVQQAIASGDDNAAVAAFGGGAAFRAAVATGNAPCVDLADPVRLWLVVNKLRSLSPAEYAPASLGEPALLRDSSAGPVRADVAAALDAMSDATEAAGLGPLALGSGYRSFETQVGNYYGHVDELGQEGADAVSARPGHSEHQTGLAADVVSCADGCGGIYDFGATPAGVWVAENGWQFGFIVRYEASATASTGYAPEPWHLRYIGTELARAYHEGGYQSLEQFFALPDAPGYAD
- a CDS encoding CPBP family intramembrane glutamic endopeptidase yields the protein MSRARILPAPLSGMQEAKRPTGAIVATIIVVAASYGSLMIAGITYSSITGSMEMPWWMSIVAFGGIAVLIGLWVRFKEGRRFRSLGFEEPRRAPRQILWGIAGGLLLATLAMLTLVLLGQGSIRWNADALTPADWLMALVWIAVYAVQSSSEEIAVRGFAAQAYARRFGIVAAIALQAVLFAALHAGNDGFGVLPIVNMLLLSVALGLWVLKNGSLWAACAFHSTWNWALSRLFGTTMSGHESSHGIFVVTPSADGPAPITGGTFGIEGSLITAVLLAAMIAVLAGPAIRRVSAARAATAPARTLDAVR
- a CDS encoding ABC transporter ATP-binding protein is translated as MTPLADSRPDVRPSAPLLRVRDLSITHAGSAHPSPRDVSFDIHPGEVVLLLGPSGSGKSTLTLALNGLIPHAVPAAMVGTVEAGGLATVDSPTATLSTHVAMVFQDPDAQIVTGSVFDEVAFGPENLRLPLDEVYARTEDALRRVGLWERRDENPDVLSGGGRQRLAIACALAMGSPLVVLDEPTANLDPQGIDDVYAALTDVVAEGDRAILLVEHNLDAAMAFVTRTIVLDGEGRVAFDGPAHETIRTHAAELVEMGVWLPAATLAALRMQEHGAVFDELPLSADELATALHDTAVPAGTVEGSRMPRSEASAPIIRARGLTVRRGRSAIVRDLDLDIETGSLTAIVGANGAGKTTLLQALAGVIPPPKRQVTVDGIDPDSASPRELSTRIGFVFQNPEHQFIAATVFDELAHGLRLRRVPDAEISARVDEMLTRFGLAHKAQTHPFLLSGGEKRRLSVGTALITHPHVLALDEPTFGQDRARASELLTLLHDLRDEGTTVVIITHDLQLVADHASHTVILADGRVHAAGRTADLFRDEQIFTGAGLHLPPVQRVLAATRQVIEP
- a CDS encoding Rv2578c family radical SAM protein produces the protein MRWQGQRLGEVDGSALPGLEDRTGILRTVTTPEFAGMTFHEVLAKSVLNAVPGASRMPFSWTINPYRGCSHACTYCFARGTHTYLDLDGGADFDSQIVVKVNSVEILEKELRRGSWKHETVALGTNTDPYQRAEGRYQLMPGIIRALAASGTPMSILTKGTLIRRDIPLLVDAATQVPVDVQMSIAMYDDELQKAIEPGAPSTQARLDTVRALSDAGFPVTVFLMPIMPHLTDSLAAIDTALARIKNAGASGVIYGALHLRPGVKPWFLQWLSQTRPDLLSSYRTLYPGAAAEAPKVYRQWLAKRVRPLIRMHGLDRGSGGTGISSRGFRQEEVAQGRPGGAAATPPMPTFRADRTRRSALVGAPQPTPMLF